Proteins from a genomic interval of Clostridium scatologenes:
- a CDS encoding PadR family transcriptional regulator — protein sequence MNVQFKKGVLELCVLAELYKREFYGYELVEEISKHIDISEGTIYPLLRRLKSEGYVTTYLQESSDGPPRKYYKLTSLGKEKGIVLISEWTNFVNGVQQIVNSANLENSPSCMEKNIKEGEINE from the coding sequence ATGAATGTTCAATTTAAAAAAGGTGTCTTAGAATTGTGCGTACTGGCAGAACTGTACAAAAGAGAATTTTATGGGTATGAACTAGTAGAAGAAATATCTAAACATATAGATATCTCTGAAGGAACTATTTATCCTCTTTTAAGAAGACTTAAATCTGAAGGTTATGTCACAACCTATTTGCAAGAATCCAGTGATGGTCCTCCTAGAAAATATTATAAACTTACTTCACTAGGAAAGGAAAAAGGCATTGTGCTCATCTCTGAATGGACTAATTTTGTCAACGGAGTACAACAAATTGTGAATAGCGCTAATTTAGAAAATTCTCCATCATGTATGGAAAAAAACATAAAAGAAGGTGAAATTAATGAATAA
- a CDS encoding response regulator transcription factor produces MSKETILVVDDEKEIRNLIGIYLENEGYKVIKASDGCEALKVLKSQQVHLIILDIMMPNMDGMEACMKIREHKNMPIIMLSAKGEDIDKIMGLTTGADDYITKPFNPLELLARVKSQLRRYTKLNNAIQNINSDIIEIDDLTINVSTHEVKVGEKLINLTRREFDILELLAKNRGIVFSTEKIYERVWNEEFYQSDNTVMVHIRKIREKIEENSRKPKYIKTVWGVGYKIEN; encoded by the coding sequence ATGTCAAAAGAAACTATTCTTGTAGTTGATGATGAAAAAGAGATTAGAAATTTAATAGGAATATATTTAGAAAATGAAGGGTACAAAGTTATTAAGGCTTCTGACGGTTGTGAAGCTTTAAAGGTACTTAAAAGTCAGCAGGTACATTTAATTATACTAGACATTATGATGCCTAATATGGATGGTATGGAAGCTTGCATGAAAATAAGAGAACATAAAAACATGCCTATAATAATGCTTTCGGCAAAAGGAGAAGATATTGACAAAATAATGGGGCTTACAACAGGAGCAGATGATTATATAACTAAACCATTTAATCCATTGGAGCTTTTAGCTAGGGTAAAATCTCAATTAAGGCGATATACTAAATTAAATAATGCAATACAAAATATAAATTCAGATATAATTGAGATAGATGATTTAACCATAAATGTAAGTACACATGAAGTAAAAGTAGGAGAGAAATTAATTAATCTTACCAGAAGGGAATTTGACATATTGGAGTTATTAGCTAAAAATAGAGGAATTGTTTTTAGTACTGAAAAAATATATGAAAGAGTGTGGAATGAAGAATTTTATCAATCAGATAATACTGTTATGGTTCATATAAGGAAGATAAGGGAAAAGATCGAAGAAAATTCTAGAAAACCTAAGTATATAAAAACTGTGTGGGGAGTTGGCTATAAAATTGAGAATTAG
- a CDS encoding DUF4097 family beta strand repeat-containing protein: MFNINIKKLVIILISIIVLSFSAGGTILLATGSFENFNSLGVSSKAYTINDEKTEKIDGIKDLYIEGSSENISIISENRKDVKSHLYGDISASFKPELESRIEGSKLIISVKRPSGSFNFSSKQGLKLDINVPETYASNVSIKLSSGKITSSNPLKLNNFNLDLSSGSVDLKNLTASNLSLEATSGKIYGENIVCENSSLRLSSGSINLNGFKGNINHRCTSGKTEITYSEFNNNVNLNVSSGTIILNLPKNSQFAINSKASSGSVECDFPITIQGESKRNQLNGVVGNNKNQVNISATSGSIKIKNH; the protein is encoded by the coding sequence ATGTTTAATATAAATATAAAAAAGTTAGTAATTATTCTTATATCAATAATAGTTTTAAGTTTTTCTGCTGGAGGTACAATACTCTTAGCTACTGGTAGCTTTGAAAACTTTAATTCACTAGGGGTTTCCAGCAAAGCTTATACTATAAATGATGAAAAAACTGAAAAAATAGATGGTATAAAAGATTTATATATAGAAGGTTCAAGTGAAAATATTTCAATAATATCAGAAAATAGAAAAGATGTTAAATCTCATCTTTATGGTGATATAAGTGCATCATTCAAACCAGAGTTAGAAAGTAGAATAGAAGGAAGTAAACTTATAATATCTGTCAAAAGACCTTCTGGTTCCTTTAATTTTTCCTCCAAACAAGGATTAAAATTAGATATAAATGTTCCTGAAACTTATGCATCTAATGTATCTATTAAATTGAGTTCAGGAAAAATAACATCATCTAATCCGCTAAAGCTTAATAATTTTAACCTTGATTTAAGTTCTGGAAGTGTAGATTTAAAAAACTTAACAGCATCAAACTTATCACTTGAAGCTACTTCTGGTAAAATTTATGGTGAAAATATTGTATGTGAAAATTCATCATTAAGACTTTCTTCTGGAAGTATAAATTTAAATGGCTTTAAAGGAAATATAAATCATCGTTGTACATCTGGTAAAACAGAAATAACTTACTCTGAATTCAATAATAATGTAAATTTAAATGTTTCTTCTGGAACAATAATATTGAATCTTCCTAAAAATTCTCAATTTGCTATAAATTCTAAAGCTTCTTCAGGTTCTGTAGAATGTGATTTTCCTATAACTATTCAAGGAGAATCCAAACGTAATCAGCTAAATGGTGTGGTTGGAAATAATAAAAATCAAGTTAATATATCTGCAACTTCTGGCAGCATAAAAATTAAAAATCATTAG
- a CDS encoding HAMP domain-containing sensor histidine kinase, which produces MRIRCPKFIKRIFKRLFRPTIRIYDFSKEKVSRSIRMELVVTFLVCLMASFTAAAWYNSYYTTTVIDYSEGINSIKNQCFTIKNTIKQRKLNLKDENSLSNIINNEEANNSANETIKIFITDLNGRVLYKSKNAEENEISIHDLIGKISQYKSNYNDYMYDSEGGRKIISLDKVSEYVELGAADFSDGKAYVIVKGIPHGETTHIKSNNSFFSIILSIAVFIMLFYLITNKKMKYIEGVSEGLFEIARGNLDSRICIQGKDELAKLAGNINFMAKELNRKIEGERNAEKTKSDLITNVSHDLRTPLTSIKGYIGLAKDGKYKNEAELQEYLSIAYNKSEKLEVLINNLFEYTKLTNKGISLNKQNISFNGLLEQLIEELYVICEENNVVIEKNIPDEKICAYVDGDKMVRVFENLLMNSIRYSPKPGEINVDLYREDKFVVVAVKNKCENVDEEELKKIFDRFYRVDKSRSQATGGSGLGLAIAKSIVELHGGKIWAEVKEKNIIFFVKCDEEKCNE; this is translated from the coding sequence TTGAGAATTAGATGTCCTAAATTTATAAAAAGAATTTTTAAAAGATTATTTAGACCTACTATTAGAATATATGATTTTAGCAAAGAAAAAGTAAGTAGAAGTATAAGAATGGAGTTAGTAGTAACTTTTTTAGTATGTCTCATGGCTTCTTTTACAGCTGCAGCTTGGTATAATAGTTACTATACCACAACAGTTATAGATTACAGTGAAGGTATAAATTCCATTAAAAATCAATGTTTTACAATAAAAAATACCATTAAACAAAGAAAGTTAAATTTAAAAGATGAAAATTCATTATCGAATATTATAAATAATGAAGAGGCGAATAATAGCGCTAATGAAACTATAAAGATATTTATAACTGATTTAAATGGAAGAGTATTGTATAAGTCAAAAAATGCGGAAGAAAATGAAATCAGTATACACGATTTAATCGGAAAAATTTCTCAATATAAAAGTAATTATAATGACTATATGTATGATAGTGAAGGTGGTAGAAAAATAATAAGTTTAGACAAAGTTTCAGAATATGTGGAACTTGGTGCAGCAGATTTTTCTGATGGAAAGGCTTATGTAATAGTTAAGGGGATTCCTCATGGAGAAACCACTCACATAAAATCCAATAATTCATTTTTCTCAATAATATTATCCATAGCAGTATTTATAATGTTATTTTATCTTATAACTAATAAAAAGATGAAATATATAGAAGGTGTTTCAGAAGGATTATTTGAAATAGCAAGAGGAAATTTAGATTCTAGAATATGTATACAAGGGAAGGATGAATTAGCAAAGCTAGCAGGTAACATAAATTTTATGGCTAAAGAACTAAATAGGAAAATAGAAGGCGAAAGAAATGCAGAAAAAACAAAAAGTGATCTTATAACCAATGTATCTCATGATTTAAGAACACCACTTACATCAATAAAAGGGTATATAGGACTTGCCAAGGATGGTAAATATAAAAATGAAGCTGAACTTCAGGAATATTTAAGCATAGCCTATAATAAGTCTGAAAAATTAGAAGTACTTATAAATAATCTATTTGAATACACAAAGTTAACTAATAAGGGTATAAGCTTGAATAAGCAAAATATATCTTTTAATGGACTTCTAGAACAGCTTATAGAAGAGCTTTATGTTATATGTGAGGAAAATAATGTAGTTATAGAAAAGAACATACCAGATGAAAAAATTTGTGCATATGTAGATGGAGATAAGATGGTTAGAGTTTTTGAAAATTTACTTATGAATTCCATAAGATATAGTCCTAAACCAGGAGAAATAAATGTGGATTTATATAGAGAGGATAAATTTGTAGTTGTAGCCGTAAAGAATAAATGTGAAAATGTAGATGAAGAAGAATTGAAAAAAATATTTGATAGATTTTATAGAGTAGATAAGTCAAGATCCCAAGCTACAGGTGGAAGTGGATTAGGGCTTGCTATTGCTAAAAGTATTGTAGAATTACATGGAGGCAAAATTTGGGCTGAAGTAAAGGAGAAAAACATAATATTTTTTGTGAAATGTGATGAGGAAAAATGTAATGAATAA
- a CDS encoding HAAS signaling domain-containing protein codes for MNKEDFMKTLELSLGNMDSYEKKDILYDYEEHFRIGLEKGKTVEEITKELGDPKTIGKSYKASAAVEDAIENPSTKNISKAIWAALALGFFNLVIVLGPFIALAAVLISLFASAIAVFAAGIASIFAVLFHPFLSSFVSILGNPIAIFFLGIGTTALGILFFIGACYLCKFFYRGSIKYLKWNINIIAKL; via the coding sequence ATGAATAAAGAAGATTTTATGAAAACTTTAGAACTATCTCTTGGAAACATGGATTCATATGAAAAAAAAGATATACTTTACGATTATGAAGAACATTTTAGAATAGGTTTGGAAAAAGGTAAAACTGTAGAGGAAATTACAAAAGAACTTGGAGATCCAAAAACTATTGGTAAATCCTATAAAGCTTCTGCTGCAGTAGAGGATGCTATAGAAAATCCATCTACAAAAAACATTTCAAAGGCAATTTGGGCTGCTTTAGCTCTTGGATTTTTTAATCTTGTAATAGTTCTTGGACCATTTATAGCTTTGGCAGCAGTTTTAATATCACTATTTGCTTCTGCTATAGCGGTTTTTGCAGCAGGAATAGCTAGCATATTTGCAGTACTTTTTCACCCATTTTTAAGTTCTTTTGTATCAATTCTAGGCAATCCTATTGCTATATTCTTTTTAGGTATTGGTACAACTGCTCTTGGTATATTATTCTTTATAGGAGCATGTTATTTATGTAAATTCTTTTATAGAGGTTCTATAAAATATCTTAAATGGAATATTAATATCATAGCTAAGCTATAA
- a CDS encoding response regulator, whose translation MEKVKVVIVDDSPFSINVIRDILEDKGFEVVGEAGNLEEVISVVQETRPQLVTMDMTLPGTDGLECTREIHKIDDKIKVIVISSMMDDEIIKKAKQSKVSGYIQKPIDPEELIAQIEKVISSDKIFKELEESYFNTFKEAFSGGVTRFTKTITTFDDDKKSNDVEVSRGISVVIGIIGNFSGRMIIDLSNKSAENMAKVMLRRDPKNQEEILNVMGEFANIIAGNACSMMNRKNKVYGLRVAPPTIFYGESIKISKSKIDTLSVLTHTDFGEILLNVGFKRGDE comes from the coding sequence ATGGAAAAAGTAAAAGTTGTGATTGTTGATGATTCACCTTTTTCAATTAATGTTATTAGAGATATATTAGAGGATAAGGGCTTTGAAGTTGTAGGAGAAGCTGGAAATCTTGAAGAAGTAATTAGTGTTGTGCAAGAAACAAGACCTCAATTAGTAACTATGGATATGACTTTACCAGGAACTGATGGTTTAGAATGTACAAGAGAGATACATAAAATAGATGATAAAATAAAAGTAATAGTTATAAGTTCAATGATGGATGATGAAATAATTAAAAAAGCTAAGCAAAGTAAAGTATCAGGATATATTCAAAAACCAATAGATCCTGAAGAGCTTATAGCTCAAATAGAAAAAGTTATTTCTAGTGATAAGATATTTAAGGAACTTGAAGAAAGCTATTTCAATACTTTCAAAGAAGCATTTTCAGGTGGGGTTACTAGGTTTACAAAGACTATAACAACCTTTGATGATGATAAAAAATCCAATGATGTAGAAGTATCAAGAGGAATTTCTGTAGTAATAGGGATTATCGGCAACTTTTCAGGAAGAATGATTATAGATTTATCTAATAAAAGCGCTGAAAATATGGCAAAGGTTATGCTAAGAAGAGATCCTAAAAATCAAGAAGAAATATTGAATGTTATGGGAGAGTTTGCTAATATAATTGCGGGTAATGCATGTTCTATGATGAATAGAAAAAATAAAGTTTATGGATTAAGAGTTGCACCTCCAACTATATTTTACGGAGAATCAATTAAAATATCTAAGTCAAAAATTGACACTTTATCAGTGTTAACTCATACAGATTTCGGAGAAATATTATTGAATGTTGGATTTAAAAGAGGTGATGAATAA
- a CDS encoding EAL domain-containing protein, translated as MDIKYKFSDLISLKKLQSIIESFSNIAQVPIAIYDINEEMVVFSRKRDLCVKPLELNCDYSIQKLIERIKKGEKHLIEICQDGGINIAGTIVIGNEPIAVVIAGKFYFPELDKEQLTKNVGIYNFNEYDGLKSIEQFKNLISEKTNTLLKFVEEFTQMLIDMGYDSMKHFQNEKKIKKAHDKLYNLNKKLENEREEIRSLAYNDAVTGLPNKRTFYKIFNAKILENSLKENALKGSLLILGLNNFKNVNDTLGYDFGDRILKICGDKLKKILLNDEAYIFKFESDKFLVFIPSVNEETFLIGMVERILQIFKEQWSIQRYKILITVSIGVHIFSYTDINNETIIKNADSAMYKAKEAGLNKYVFYDKAISESLERKVKIENCLNKALENEEFFLCYQPQVNVFNNQIEGFEALLRWNSKELGFVSPAEFIPIAEETGLIIPIGRWVIKTACIQNQKWSEKNYKFDHIAVNISAVQLQQLDFVDTVKSILKETGIRAESFEIEITESTLIKSLNLNIKKLEELKSIGVKIALDDFGTGYSSLNYLKMLPVNRIKIDKSFIDDICRGANEEIIIEALVFLGHKMNLDIVAEGVELEEQVEILKNKKCDKIQGYYFSKPLKKLDAENILKTGLKFNRESS; from the coding sequence TTGGATATTAAATATAAATTTTCTGATCTGATAAGTTTAAAAAAGCTCCAATCTATTATTGAGAGTTTTAGCAATATAGCACAAGTTCCAATAGCAATATACGATATAAATGAAGAAATGGTAGTTTTTTCTAGGAAAAGAGATTTATGTGTAAAACCATTAGAGTTAAATTGCGATTATAGTATTCAAAAGTTAATTGAAAGAATAAAAAAAGGTGAAAAACATTTAATTGAAATATGTCAAGATGGAGGCATAAATATAGCTGGAACAATTGTCATAGGGAATGAGCCAATTGCTGTAGTTATAGCAGGTAAATTTTATTTTCCAGAACTTGATAAAGAGCAATTAACAAAGAATGTGGGTATTTATAATTTTAATGAATATGATGGCTTAAAAAGTATAGAACAATTTAAAAATTTAATATCAGAAAAAACAAATACTTTACTTAAGTTTGTAGAAGAATTTACTCAAATGCTTATTGATATGGGTTATGATTCAATGAAACATTTTCAAAATGAAAAAAAGATTAAAAAAGCACATGATAAACTATACAATTTAAACAAGAAGTTGGAAAACGAAAGGGAAGAAATAAGATCTTTAGCGTATAACGATGCTGTTACAGGACTTCCTAATAAGAGAACTTTTTATAAAATATTCAATGCTAAAATTCTTGAAAATTCTTTAAAAGAAAATGCTTTAAAAGGTTCCCTACTGATATTGGGATTAAATAATTTTAAAAATGTCAACGATACATTGGGATACGATTTTGGTGATAGAATTTTAAAAATATGTGGTGATAAATTAAAAAAAATACTATTAAATGATGAAGCGTACATATTTAAATTTGAGAGTGACAAGTTTTTAGTATTTATACCAAGTGTTAATGAAGAAACATTTTTAATAGGTATGGTGGAAAGGATATTGCAAATTTTCAAAGAACAATGGAGTATACAAAGATATAAAATTTTAATTACCGTTTCAATAGGAGTGCATATATTTAGTTATACAGATATCAATAATGAAACTATTATTAAGAATGCAGATTCTGCTATGTACAAAGCAAAAGAGGCAGGATTAAATAAATATGTATTTTACGATAAAGCTATAAGTGAATCTTTAGAAAGAAAGGTAAAAATAGAGAATTGCTTAAATAAAGCCTTAGAAAATGAAGAATTCTTTTTATGCTACCAACCTCAGGTTAATGTTTTCAATAACCAAATTGAAGGATTTGAGGCCTTATTAAGATGGAATAGTAAGGAATTAGGATTTGTATCACCAGCTGAATTTATTCCAATAGCAGAGGAAACTGGACTCATAATTCCTATAGGCAGATGGGTCATAAAAACAGCTTGTATTCAAAACCAAAAGTGGAGTGAAAAAAATTATAAGTTTGATCATATTGCAGTAAATATTTCTGCTGTACAATTACAACAGCTTGATTTTGTTGACACTGTAAAAAGTATATTAAAGGAAACAGGAATAAGAGCCGAAAGCTTTGAAATAGAGATTACAGAAAGTACATTAATAAAATCTCTGAATTTAAATATTAAAAAGTTAGAAGAATTAAAATCTATTGGGGTGAAAATCGCTTTAGATGATTTTGGAACAGGGTATTCATCTTTAAATTATTTAAAAATGCTTCCAGTTAATAGGATAAAAATTGATAAATCTTTTATAGATGATATTTGTAGAGGAGCTAATGAAGAAATAATAATAGAGGCGTTAGTATTTTTGGGACATAAAATGAATTTAGATATTGTAGCAGAAGGCGTTGAATTAGAGGAGCAGGTGGAAATTCTAAAAAATAAAAAATGTGATAAAATACAGGGTTACTATTTTAGTAAGCCTTTGAAGAAACTGGATGCAGAAAATATTTTAAAAACTGGATTGAAATTTAATAGAGAATCTAGTTAG